The following proteins come from a genomic window of Aequorivita marisscotiae:
- the purH gene encoding bifunctional phosphoribosylaminoimidazolecarboxamide formyltransferase/IMP cyclohydrolase: protein MNNSKKITSALISVFSKEGLAPIVKKLHEQNVKLYSTGGTEKFIQDLGIEVTAVEDITDYPSILGGRVKTLHPKVFGGILNRQDNQGDVAEMAQYNIPQIDAVIVDLYPFEKTVASGASETDIIEKIDIGGISLIRAAAKNFKDTICVSSVDDYAEFLKVISVNNGEVTLKDRKRFAAKAFNVSSNYDTAIFNYFNIEEKLPAYKISAVNGQELRYGENPHQKGFFFGNFDEMFTKLHGKELSYNNLLDVDAAVNLMNEFKGEAPTFAILKHNNACGIAQRETVQQAYLAALAGDPVSAFGGILISNVEIDEATANEIHDLFCEVVIAPSFSAKAQEILEGKKNRILLIQKEAGLPSKTVRTCLNGVLVQDKDNITDTAEILTHATDNKPSAQELEDLLFASKICKHTKSNTIVLAKGKQLCASGTGQTSRVDALKQAIEKATSFKFNLDGAVMASDAFFPFPDCVEIADNAGITAVIQPGGSIKDQLSIDYCNTHKMAMVFTGTRHFKH from the coding sequence ATGAACAATTCCAAAAAAATTACCTCAGCATTAATCTCTGTTTTTAGCAAAGAAGGCCTCGCCCCAATTGTTAAAAAACTGCACGAACAAAACGTAAAACTTTACTCAACCGGTGGTACCGAAAAATTCATTCAAGATCTTGGAATTGAAGTAACCGCCGTGGAGGATATTACCGATTACCCTTCAATTTTGGGCGGTCGTGTAAAAACGCTTCACCCGAAGGTTTTTGGCGGTATCTTAAACCGACAGGACAATCAAGGTGATGTTGCCGAAATGGCACAATACAACATTCCGCAGATAGATGCGGTAATTGTAGATTTATATCCTTTTGAAAAAACGGTTGCCTCCGGAGCTTCGGAAACAGATATAATTGAAAAAATAGATATTGGCGGTATATCGTTGATTCGCGCGGCCGCTAAAAATTTTAAAGACACCATTTGCGTTTCTTCGGTTGATGATTACGCCGAATTTTTGAAAGTGATTTCCGTAAACAACGGAGAAGTTACCCTTAAAGACCGCAAGCGCTTTGCCGCTAAAGCGTTCAATGTCTCGTCTAATTACGACACTGCAATTTTTAATTATTTCAATATAGAAGAAAAATTGCCAGCGTATAAAATAAGTGCGGTTAACGGCCAGGAGCTACGCTACGGCGAAAATCCACATCAAAAAGGTTTTTTCTTCGGAAATTTTGATGAAATGTTCACCAAACTTCACGGCAAGGAATTAAGCTATAACAACCTTTTGGATGTTGATGCTGCCGTAAATTTAATGAACGAATTTAAAGGGGAAGCACCCACTTTTGCAATTTTAAAACACAATAACGCCTGTGGAATTGCGCAACGCGAAACCGTACAACAAGCGTATTTAGCAGCATTGGCAGGTGATCCCGTATCGGCATTTGGCGGTATATTAATTAGCAATGTAGAAATTGATGAAGCTACTGCAAACGAAATTCACGACCTTTTCTGCGAAGTGGTTATTGCGCCTTCTTTTTCGGCGAAAGCACAAGAAATTTTAGAAGGAAAGAAAAATAGAATTTTACTAATTCAGAAAGAAGCCGGATTACCTTCAAAAACCGTAAGAACATGTTTGAACGGTGTTTTGGTTCAAGATAAAGACAACATTACCGATACTGCCGAAATTTTAACGCACGCTACGGACAATAAACCCAGTGCTCAGGAGTTAGAAGACCTGTTGTTTGCATCTAAAATTTGCAAACACACAAAAAGCAATACAATTGTCTTGGCAAAGGGCAAACAACTTTGCGCTAGCGGAACCGGCCAAACCAGCCGAGTAGACGCATTAAAACAAGCAATTGAAAAAGCAACATCATTTAAGTTCAATCTCGATGGTGCTGTTATGGCAAGTGATGCTTTTTTTCCGTTTCCAGATTGTGTGGAAATTGCCGATAATGCAGGAATTACCGCAGTAATACAGCCTGGAGGTTCTATAAAAGATCAGTTGAGCATAGATTATTGCAATACACATAAAATGGCAATGGTATTTACAGGTACACGCCATTTTAAGCATTAA
- the mreC gene encoding rod shape-determining protein MreC, translated as MQQIIFFFIRNKNFLLFAVLFTISVALTIQTHNYHNNKFVSSANFISGGVYTFRNNITDYFNLSKENEQLLQENLMLRKKMEHLEEAISIEKLDSTILPSKFQYYTARVINNNFSKTKNQLTLDQGQRDSVKIDLGVISSKGVVGIVSDVSKNYATVQSILNTKSRINAKLKKSSHFGSLIWNTKDPNVVQLIDIPRLAQIEKGDTIITGGRSTIFPEGILIGAVKDFHLDNDDNYYYVNVTLFNDMTSLENVYLIKNNEAQEILELEKGVEDVEQ; from the coding sequence ATGCAGCAGATTATATTTTTCTTCATTCGGAATAAAAATTTCTTGTTGTTTGCCGTGCTTTTCACGATTTCCGTTGCACTTACTATTCAAACTCATAATTACCACAACAATAAATTTGTGAGTTCTGCCAACTTTATTTCGGGTGGTGTTTATACATTTCGAAATAATATAACCGATTATTTTAATCTTTCGAAAGAGAACGAACAGTTATTGCAGGAAAACTTAATGCTTCGGAAAAAAATGGAGCATTTGGAAGAGGCCATTTCAATTGAAAAACTAGATAGCACTATTCTTCCAAGTAAATTTCAATATTATACGGCGCGGGTAATCAATAATAATTTTTCAAAAACGAAGAATCAACTTACGTTAGATCAGGGCCAGCGAGATAGTGTAAAAATAGATTTGGGCGTTATTTCGTCTAAAGGAGTTGTGGGCATAGTTAGTGATGTTTCAAAAAATTACGCCACCGTACAATCTATTTTAAATACAAAAAGCCGCATTAACGCAAAGCTAAAAAAATCGAGTCATTTTGGATCGCTCATCTGGAATACGAAAGATCCCAACGTGGTGCAATTAATAGATATTCCGCGGTTGGCGCAAATAGAAAAAGGCGATACCATTATTACGGGCGGACGCTCGACAATTTTCCCCGAAGGCATTTTAATTGGGGCGGTAAAAGATTTTCATTTGGATAATGATGATAACTATTATTACGTAAACGTAACCTTGTTTAACGATATGACGAGCCTGGAAAACGTTTATTTAATAAAAAACAATGAAGCTCAAGAAATTTTAGAGTTAGAGAAAGGAGTAGAAGATGTCGAACAGTGA
- the mrdA gene encoding penicillin-binding protein 2, whose product MRKIVLIALVLMSGVLFAARLFYLQVYDASSDSLTQNSAIKVMYDYPQRGYMFDRNNKLLVSNQPSYDVMVIPKDVKPLDTLEFCRLLKITKEDFKEILRKARVYSPRLPSVVLPQLNKADYASLSEKMYKYEGFYIQRRSLREYQVDHSANVMGYIAEVNNAIIEKNPYYQMGELIGTAGVEKEYEEVLRGVKGVKYIQRDRFNRDIGPYKDGIFDTLPERGLDIQLTIDATLQKYGQELMVHKRGGIVAIEPDTGEILALVTAPSYDPSLLVGRERSKNFTKLWYDTIAKPLYDRVLMGEYPPGSPFKALTALVGLHEHAIKTDDVIGCSGGFHFGRRVLRCHHSGPVAMVSGIANSCNTYFCTVYKKMMDTYPTPQEGIDAWRKDLMSFGLGDFLGYDLPSGKRGNIPTSAYYNKIHKFPEHKWSSLATISNAIGQGEVLLTPIQMANFTAAIANRGYYYTPHIIKNIIGPDTIPQKFKVKNHTTVEPEYFEPVVEGMFQVYERGTAASIRVPGIEVCGKTGTAENYTKIDGKRVQLTDHSIFVAFAPKDNPKIAIAVFVENGYWGSRWAGRIAGLMIEKYLKGEITRTDMEKFVLQGSLEAEYAKQYSGEPFSINR is encoded by the coding sequence ATGAGAAAAATTGTACTCATAGCATTGGTTTTGATGAGCGGTGTGCTTTTTGCCGCTCGGCTTTTCTATTTGCAGGTGTACGATGCTTCATCAGATTCGCTCACACAAAACAGTGCCATAAAAGTAATGTACGACTATCCACAGCGCGGGTACATGTTTGATAGAAACAACAAACTTTTAGTTTCAAACCAACCGTCGTACGACGTTATGGTTATCCCAAAAGATGTAAAACCTTTGGATACCTTAGAATTTTGTAGATTGCTAAAAATAACCAAAGAAGATTTTAAAGAAATATTGCGCAAGGCACGGGTGTATTCACCAAGACTTCCATCGGTAGTACTTCCACAACTTAACAAAGCAGATTACGCCTCCCTTTCAGAAAAAATGTATAAATACGAAGGGTTTTATATTCAGCGTCGTTCCCTTCGCGAATATCAAGTAGACCATTCGGCGAACGTTATGGGTTACATAGCCGAGGTAAACAATGCCATCATTGAAAAAAACCCATATTACCAAATGGGCGAACTCATTGGTACGGCAGGTGTAGAAAAAGAATATGAGGAAGTTCTTCGCGGTGTAAAAGGTGTAAAATACATTCAAAGAGATCGTTTTAATAGAGATATTGGCCCGTATAAAGACGGTATTTTTGATACTTTGCCGGAACGAGGCCTAGATATACAACTAACTATTGATGCCACGCTCCAAAAGTACGGACAGGAATTAATGGTTCATAAACGCGGTGGTATAGTTGCTATTGAACCCGATACCGGCGAAATACTTGCTTTGGTAACAGCACCTAGTTACGACCCTTCACTCTTGGTGGGTCGCGAACGTTCAAAAAATTTTACAAAATTATGGTACGACACTATTGCCAAACCGTTATACGATAGGGTTCTAATGGGTGAATATCCGCCAGGTTCACCATTTAAAGCGTTAACCGCATTGGTTGGATTACATGAACACGCTATTAAAACAGACGACGTAATAGGTTGTAGTGGCGGCTTTCATTTTGGCAGAAGAGTTTTACGATGCCACCATAGCGGGCCAGTTGCTATGGTTTCAGGGATTGCCAATTCCTGTAATACGTATTTTTGTACTGTTTATAAAAAGATGATGGACACCTATCCTACCCCTCAAGAAGGCATAGATGCTTGGCGAAAAGATCTTATGAGTTTTGGATTAGGCGATTTTTTGGGCTACGATCTTCCGAGTGGTAAAAGAGGAAACATACCAACATCGGCATATTATAATAAAATACACAAATTCCCGGAGCATAAATGGTCTTCGCTGGCAACCATCTCAAATGCTATTGGGCAGGGTGAAGTTTTATTAACGCCAATCCAAATGGCAAACTTTACTGCGGCTATTGCTAATCGAGGCTATTATTACACGCCGCATATCATAAAAAATATAATTGGCCCGGACACCATTCCGCAAAAATTTAAAGTGAAAAACCACACCACTGTTGAACCCGAATATTTTGAACCAGTAGTAGAAGGTATGTTTCAAGTTTATGAACGTGGTACTGCAGCCTCAATAAGAGTTCCCGGGATTGAAGTTTGTGGAAAAACAGGTACTGCAGAAAACTACACAAAAATAGATGGTAAACGCGTGCAGCTTACCGATCATTCTATTTTTGTAGCATTTGCACCCAAAGACAATCCTAAAATTGCCATTGCCGTGTTCGTTGAAAATGGTTACTGGGGCTCCCGCTGGGCTGGAAGAATAGCCGGACTCATGATTGAAAAATATCTTAAAGGCGAAATTACCCGAACCGATATGGAAAAGTTTGTGTTGCAAGGAAGCCTCGAAGCAGAATATGCCAAACAGTACAGTGGCGAACCTTTTTCAATTAATAGATAA
- a CDS encoding rod shape-determining protein → MGFFDFLTEEIAIDLGTANTLVVHNDKVVVDAPSIVARDRTTGKIIAVGREAAMMQGKTHENIKTIRPLKDGVIADFDASEKMINMFINDIPALKKRWLKPSLRMVICIPSGITEVEMRAVKESAERVNGKEVYLIHEPMAAAIGIGVDIMQPKGNMVVDIGGGTTEIAVIALGGIVCDKSIKIAGDVFTNDIVYYMRTQHNLYVGERTAEKIKIQIGAATEDLELPPDEMDVQGRDLLTGKPKQVQTSYREIAKALDKSILRIEDAVMETLSQTPPELAADIYNTGIYLAGGGSMLRGLDKRLSQKTDLPVYIAEDPLRAVVRGTGICLKNLNKYKSVLIK, encoded by the coding sequence ATGGGATTTTTTGACTTCCTAACTGAAGAAATAGCCATTGACTTGGGTACTGCAAATACCTTGGTTGTTCACAACGACAAAGTAGTTGTTGACGCCCCGTCAATCGTAGCACGAGATCGTACTACCGGCAAAATTATTGCTGTAGGGCGCGAAGCTGCCATGATGCAGGGAAAAACCCATGAAAACATAAAAACAATTAGGCCTTTGAAGGATGGTGTAATTGCAGATTTTGATGCCAGTGAAAAAATGATAAACATGTTTATCAATGATATTCCGGCCTTAAAAAAACGCTGGCTAAAACCTTCATTGCGAATGGTAATCTGTATTCCCAGCGGAATTACTGAAGTTGAAATGCGCGCGGTAAAAGAAAGTGCAGAGCGAGTTAACGGAAAAGAAGTTTATTTAATTCATGAACCCATGGCCGCAGCAATTGGTATTGGTGTAGATATTATGCAGCCCAAAGGAAATATGGTTGTAGATATAGGAGGCGGAACTACCGAAATTGCAGTAATTGCACTTGGCGGAATTGTTTGCGACAAATCTATAAAAATTGCGGGCGACGTTTTTACAAACGATATAGTATATTATATGCGTACCCAACACAACCTTTATGTGGGGGAACGTACCGCCGAAAAAATTAAAATACAGATTGGAGCCGCTACCGAAGATTTAGAGTTACCTCCAGATGAAATGGACGTACAAGGGCGCGATTTGTTAACAGGAAAACCAAAACAAGTACAAACTTCCTATAGAGAAATAGCAAAGGCATTGGACAAATCGATTCTTAGAATTGAAGATGCGGTAATGGAAACACTCTCACAAACGCCACCCGAACTTGCCGCCGATATTTACAACACCGGAATATACCTGGCCGGCGGTGGATCCATGCTTCGCGGACTGGACAAAAGGCTCTCGCAAAAAACCGACTTGCCTGTGTATATTGCCGAAGATCCGTTGCGGGCAGTTGTACGTGGCACCGGTATTTGTTTAAAAAACTTAAATAAGTACAAAAGCGTTTTGATTAAGTAA
- a CDS encoding GAF domain-containing protein: protein MSFLKLKPKITTILANNSESTEQRLTEVCELLQTSIGYYDWVGFYFANAAQETLHLKAFAGEPTDHTVIPFGKGICGQVAVSNKNFVVPDVKAQDNYIACSITVKSEIVIPLFKDGKNIGQIDIDSHVADPFSLEDERFLEWVNVEVAKIL from the coding sequence ATGTCATTCTTAAAACTGAAACCCAAAATAACTACCATTCTTGCCAATAATAGCGAAAGTACCGAACAACGCTTAACCGAGGTTTGTGAGCTTCTCCAAACCTCTATAGGCTATTACGATTGGGTTGGATTTTACTTTGCGAACGCGGCTCAAGAAACGCTTCACTTAAAAGCATTCGCAGGCGAACCCACAGACCACACCGTTATACCTTTTGGTAAAGGAATTTGCGGGCAGGTGGCGGTAAGCAACAAAAACTTTGTAGTGCCCGATGTAAAAGCACAGGACAATTACATTGCGTGCAGCATTACCGTAAAATCTGAAATTGTAATCCCGCTTTTCAAAGACGGAAAAAATATTGGCCAAATAGATATTGATTCGCACGTAGCAGATCCTTTTTCGCTGGAAGACGAACGCTTTTTGGAATGGGTAAACGTAGAAGTTGCAAAGATACTTTAG
- a CDS encoding ABC transporter permease, which translates to MLIYLRVLKESFNFALSALRNNKLRTFLSLVGVTIGIFSIIAVLAAVDSLKREIEGSISGLDNSTIIVMRFNFGPTDIPRWKWQQFPDVTFDEYQYIERNTPNIEAATFTLNVPNETIKYGNNQVDNVPIGAVTDSYYHIEALQLSEGRFFNGSESNSGSMVVVLGNEIALQLFGGAANAIGKQVRIYGRKFNVIGVLEKEGAGLFGNSKDTSVWMPVNVVRRIYGDNNKTTFPQIVVKPKKEVDQAEFIATLTQKLRLKRGLKPDEVSNFFINQMQGFTDFIDEITGSMNIIGLIISGFSLLVGGFGIANIMFVSVKERTNLIGIQKSLGAKNKFILFQFLFEAVILAIIGGLIGLFLVFIASLLASQFTGDFNFILSPFNMFIGTAISAAIGLIAGIIPAISASKLDPVEAIRTGM; encoded by the coding sequence ATGCTAATATACCTTCGCGTTTTAAAGGAAAGTTTCAATTTTGCTCTCAGTGCGCTTCGGAACAATAAATTAAGAACCTTTCTTTCATTGGTTGGTGTTACAATCGGTATTTTTTCAATCATAGCGGTACTCGCCGCAGTAGATTCCTTAAAACGCGAAATTGAAGGCAGCATTAGTGGTCTAGATAATAGCACCATAATTGTTATGCGTTTTAATTTTGGTCCGACCGATATTCCACGGTGGAAATGGCAACAATTTCCCGATGTTACCTTTGATGAATATCAGTATATTGAACGAAATACCCCAAATATTGAAGCAGCAACCTTTACGCTGAACGTTCCAAACGAAACCATAAAATACGGAAACAACCAAGTAGACAATGTTCCTATTGGTGCGGTAACCGATAGCTACTACCATATTGAGGCATTGCAGTTATCGGAGGGCAGGTTTTTTAATGGTTCCGAATCCAATAGCGGTTCTATGGTTGTGGTTCTGGGAAATGAAATTGCATTACAATTATTTGGGGGTGCTGCAAACGCTATTGGAAAACAAGTGCGTATTTACGGAAGAAAATTTAATGTAATTGGTGTTTTGGAAAAAGAGGGTGCCGGTTTATTTGGAAACTCAAAAGATACATCGGTTTGGATGCCCGTAAATGTGGTTCGCAGAATTTACGGCGACAACAATAAAACTACCTTTCCGCAAATAGTGGTAAAACCTAAAAAGGAAGTGGACCAAGCCGAATTTATTGCTACACTTACACAAAAACTTAGGTTAAAACGTGGTTTAAAACCCGATGAGGTGAGCAATTTTTTTATTAACCAAATGCAGGGTTTTACAGATTTTATTGATGAAATAACCGGTAGTATGAATATTATTGGGCTTATTATCAGTGGTTTTTCACTATTGGTTGGTGGTTTCGGAATTGCCAATATTATGTTCGTAAGCGTAAAGGAAAGAACCAATTTAATTGGTATTCAAAAATCGTTGGGAGCCAAAAATAAATTTATACTTTTTCAATTTTTATTTGAAGCTGTAATTCTCGCAATAATTGGAGGCTTAATTGGTCTGTTTTTAGTATTTATTGCTTCTCTACTTGCTTCACAATTTACGGGCGATTTCAATTTTATCCTGTCTCCGTTTAATATGTTTATCGGCACTGCAATTTCGGCGGCAATTGGTTTAATTGCAGGAATTATTCCGGCTATTTCCGCTTCAAAATTAGATCCGGTGGAGGCGATCCGCACGGGAATGTAA
- the mreD gene encoding rod shape-determining protein MreD yields MSNSDILINIGRFVLLVFLQVLVLNNINLGGYINPYLYILFIVLYPLDGDKSVLIFLGFLLGLSIDIFEDSGGVHAAACAFVAYIRPVVLKYSFGVSYEYNSVKIKKADPMERLTYIASLVLMHHFVMFSLEIFSFNHTLLLLKSTLFSGLFTIIVIVCTMIIFNKKSQ; encoded by the coding sequence ATGTCGAACAGTGATATATTAATAAACATAGGTCGTTTTGTACTGCTGGTTTTTCTGCAGGTGCTGGTGCTTAACAATATTAATTTGGGAGGATATATAAACCCCTATCTCTATATTTTGTTTATAGTACTCTACCCACTGGACGGCGATAAAAGTGTTTTGATTTTTCTCGGTTTTTTATTAGGGCTTTCCATCGATATTTTTGAAGACTCGGGCGGAGTGCATGCGGCTGCTTGTGCTTTTGTGGCATATATTCGTCCGGTAGTATTAAAATATTCCTTCGGTGTAAGCTACGAATACAACAGTGTGAAAATTAAAAAAGCCGATCCCATGGAGAGGCTTACCTACATTGCATCTTTGGTTTTAATGCATCACTTTGTTATGTTTTCACTAGAAATTTTTAGCTTCAATCATACATTGTTGCTGTTAAAATCTACCCTGTTTTCCGGATTGTTTACTATAATTGTTATTGTCTGTACAATGATAATTTTTAATAAGAAATCACAATGA